From a region of the Deinococcus metallilatus genome:
- a CDS encoding S8 family peptidase has translation MKAELNLALKPQASGLALEHQIYPSVFRQPVNNWWLQAGAGNVIRAWEELGISGQGVGIAIIDIGFTPNDPDIINSDPLNGIGARRGVMQYDFAQNDYDVTSDAGGDPDPNGTTWHGHGTAAIAFGAQNNHYGETGVAPDATPMLFRVGRGIGNAMSYYDAGRAVDTAVAWGASVISMSFSANTPGGVGIPNTYLGAALDRAAARGVINVAAMGNDGRYFDFARWPWQTYPVPAVWSSVIAVGATTSSNTRASYSNYGPVVGIWGPAGANDWFEPIRIAPSNKLHSNCYTVDFCQTYDATELFAGTSAATPFVAGAIALMKQVKPSLTKQDILNIFSQTARKNTSDGNVNGAGLINVYEAVKLARDYTPPPPPPEVPEPPETCHPVSSC, from the coding sequence GTGAAAGCTGAACTCAACCTGGCGCTGAAACCGCAGGCCAGCGGGTTGGCCCTGGAACATCAGATTTATCCCTCGGTGTTTCGTCAGCCAGTGAACAACTGGTGGCTCCAGGCGGGAGCGGGGAACGTCATCCGGGCCTGGGAGGAATTGGGCATCTCCGGACAGGGCGTCGGGATTGCGATTATCGACATCGGCTTCACGCCCAACGACCCGGACATCATCAACAGTGACCCCTTGAACGGGATCGGTGCCCGTCGGGGCGTGATGCAGTACGACTTTGCACAGAACGACTACGATGTCACCTCTGACGCTGGCGGTGATCCGGATCCGAACGGCACCACCTGGCATGGCCACGGCACAGCGGCGATTGCCTTCGGTGCCCAGAACAACCACTATGGCGAAACAGGCGTCGCGCCGGATGCGACGCCGATGCTGTTCCGGGTGGGTCGGGGCATCGGAAATGCCATGAGCTACTATGACGCCGGGCGCGCGGTAGATACCGCCGTGGCCTGGGGAGCCAGCGTGATCTCCATGTCCTTTTCTGCGAATACACCGGGTGGTGTGGGTATCCCCAACACCTATCTGGGGGCAGCCCTGGACCGGGCTGCGGCACGCGGCGTGATCAACGTCGCAGCGATGGGGAACGACGGGCGGTACTTCGACTTCGCCCGCTGGCCCTGGCAGACCTATCCAGTTCCTGCGGTCTGGTCCTCTGTCATTGCGGTAGGCGCGACCACTTCCAGCAACACTCGGGCTTCATACTCCAACTACGGTCCCGTGGTGGGTATCTGGGGTCCAGCTGGAGCAAACGATTGGTTTGAACCCATTCGTATCGCACCCAGCAATAAACTTCACTCAAACTGTTACACTGTTGATTTCTGTCAAACTTATGACGCGACCGAGCTCTTTGCGGGGACATCGGCAGCAACCCCATTTGTCGCTGGGGCCATCGCTTTGATGAAGCAGGTGAAACCCAGCCTCACCAAGCAGGATATTCTGAATATCTTCAGTCAGACGGCAAGGAAAAATACTTCGGACGGCAATGTGAACGGGGCGGGACTTATCAATGTTTATGAGGCAGTGAAGCTGGCGCGCGACTATACACCGCCACCTCCTCCACCTGAAGTGCCTGAGCCGCCTGAAACCTGCCATCCGGTGTCCAGTTGCTGA
- a CDS encoding tyrosine-type recombinase/integrase, whose amino-acid sequence MTCTLHQLRHSHATELVNGGVSLATIRKRLGHQHIQTTLRYAEVSDQTADAEVRQWRRQRTSSF is encoded by the coding sequence GTGACCTGCACGTTGCACCAACTCCGACATAGCCATGCGACGGAACTGGTGAACGGCGGCGTGAGCCTGGCGACGATCCGGAAACGGCTGGGGCACCAACACATCCAGACCACCCTGCGCTACGCGGAAGTCAGCGATCAGACGGCGGATGCTGAAGTTCGTCAGTGGCGGCGTCAGCGCACTTCCTCCTTCTGA
- a CDS encoding SARP family transcriptional regulator, producing the protein MWLGISLLRLGELHRAEPLLLRAHLAGLPEASVEYGNGLRALGRLSEAEAHFQRILSALSGELALRAQRWMGVTAFQLGRVEQGLEQVEQAWHGYLAAGYERTAANVMQTLARMYQQLNRGERATRLYQQALQQLPAGPNVLPRLSALQGLLDLQILLGQVREARATWEEARTLLTQTTSTRARAMLMGSEANLAWTTGDFPHYEALLEELWPLSLSVGDSQLRLWTGLRLADQRSRAGLHAAALELLAAARPEGGTGDPALPLARGVLARRRGDLTEAGRQLSEAVQGYSGRQQPAETTRALLHLAYAQYLGGDLIGSFATLRQALDGYLTLPIKAGFRREWEEMPALLTAAALEPALAPLLPGLLGARASGREVIRITTLGLAEVRRGHKLLPSLKARHVAVLVYLLLRPGHSRTQIEAALYPDLPPYRARNVVNGVLQELRTSLGEDVFSLNGSYHAPTYTVNEALPVTLDFLALRAAAEKAQLEEVLLIYSGGFLAELEGGDWLEARRAEALEVFRALMASSVKRAVGDWPRVLLLAQEWTARDPEDRRPYLARLQAAQGLRDPILVAQAEAALREFDGF; encoded by the coding sequence ATGTGGCTCGGCATCAGCCTGCTGCGGTTGGGGGAACTGCACCGGGCGGAGCCTCTGCTGCTGCGCGCCCATCTGGCAGGCTTACCGGAGGCTTCGGTGGAGTACGGCAACGGCTTGAGGGCCCTCGGGCGGTTGAGCGAGGCCGAGGCTCACTTTCAACGGATTCTTTCCGCTCTCTCCGGAGAGCTGGCGCTCCGTGCCCAGCGCTGGATGGGGGTGACTGCTTTTCAGCTGGGACGGGTGGAACAGGGCCTTGAGCAGGTGGAGCAGGCTTGGCACGGCTACCTGGCCGCAGGTTATGAGCGCACAGCGGCCAACGTGATGCAGACCTTGGCGCGCATGTACCAGCAACTCAACCGGGGTGAGCGGGCGACGCGGCTCTACCAGCAGGCCTTGCAACAGCTTCCGGCTGGCCCTAACGTCCTGCCCCGGCTGTCTGCACTTCAGGGCCTGCTCGACTTGCAGATTCTGCTGGGGCAGGTGCGGGAAGCCCGGGCCACCTGGGAGGAAGCCCGCACCCTGCTCACCCAAACGACCTCTACACGGGCACGGGCCATGCTGATGGGCAGTGAAGCGAACCTCGCCTGGACGACGGGCGATTTCCCCCACTACGAAGCCCTCCTGGAGGAGCTGTGGCCCCTCAGCCTGAGCGTTGGGGACAGCCAGTTGCGGCTGTGGACGGGCTTGCGCCTGGCAGACCAGCGCAGCCGTGCGGGGCTGCACGCGGCAGCGCTCGAACTGCTGGCTGCGGCCCGTCCCGAAGGCGGAACGGGAGACCCGGCCCTGCCGCTCGCGCGAGGCGTGCTGGCGCGGCGTCGGGGAGACCTGACCGAAGCCGGGCGGCAACTGTCGGAGGCCGTTCAGGGGTATTCGGGGCGTCAGCAACCGGCGGAGACCACGCGCGCCCTGCTCCACCTTGCCTACGCCCAGTACCTGGGGGGAGACCTGATTGGCTCTTTCGCTACCCTTCGTCAGGCCTTGGATGGGTACCTGACCCTTCCCATCAAGGCTGGGTTTCGCCGGGAGTGGGAGGAGATGCCGGCCCTGCTGACCGCCGCTGCCCTGGAACCTGCGCTGGCTCCCCTTCTCCCTGGGCTCCTGGGTGCCCGCGCTTCCGGACGGGAAGTGATCCGGATTACCACCCTGGGCCTCGCTGAGGTTCGGCGGGGACATAAGCTTTTGCCTTCTCTCAAAGCCCGCCACGTTGCTGTGCTGGTCTACCTCCTGTTACGGCCGGGGCATAGCAGGACGCAGATTGAGGCTGCGCTCTACCCTGACCTGCCTCCTTACCGCGCCCGGAATGTGGTGAACGGGGTGCTGCAAGAGCTTCGGACCAGCCTGGGTGAGGACGTCTTTTCATTGAACGGTTCCTATCACGCGCCGACCTACACCGTGAATGAGGCCCTCCCCGTCACGCTGGATTTCTTGGCCCTGCGCGCGGCGGCTGAAAAAGCGCAGCTGGAAGAGGTGCTGCTGATTTACTCCGGAGGGTTTTTGGCTGAACTGGAGGGCGGAGACTGGCTGGAGGCCCGCCGTGCAGAAGCTTTGGAGGTCTTCCGCGCGCTTATGGCTTCTTCGGTGAAACGGGCGGTGGGCGATTGGCCCAGGGTGCTCCTCCTCGCCCAGGAATGGACAGCGCGCGACCCGGAGGACCGCCGGCCTTACCTCGCCCGCCTTCAAGCCGCACAGGGCCTGCGTGATCCTATCCTCGTGGCACAAGCTGAAGCGGCCCTCCGCGAATTTGACGGCTTCTAG
- a CDS encoding IS6 family transposase: MTDRKPYRHRFPLSVIGYALRLYHRFPLSQRDVQELLHERGIQVSHETLRQWNIKFAPLLTEELRHREPRRGSRWHLDEVCVRVGGVKHWLWGAIDERGDVLEVLLQEHRDTEAAKSFFARLLGEYAVPEVIHTDKLWSYGAALRELPVLHSVEHVQVVAAARCNNLVEQSHRQTRQQERGQLGFKRRRRTQEFLALHARVSNLHRQTRTTIPAALRRSNQTEALLLWREAIQQAA; encoded by the coding sequence GTGACTGACCGGAAGCCCTACCGCCATCGTTTTCCCCTGAGCGTCATCGGCTACGCCTTGCGGCTGTATCACCGCTTCCCCCTCAGCCAACGTGATGTGCAGGAGCTGCTCCACGAGCGTGGTATTCAGGTCAGCCACGAAACCTTGCGTCAGTGGAACATTAAATTCGCGCCACTCCTCACCGAGGAACTGCGCCACCGAGAACCCCGCCGGGGTTCTCGGTGGCATCTGGACGAGGTCTGTGTCAGGGTTGGTGGGGTCAAGCACTGGTTATGGGGGGCGATTGACGAACGTGGGGACGTGCTGGAGGTGTTGCTTCAAGAACACCGCGATACCGAGGCCGCGAAATCCTTTTTCGCGCGCCTGTTGGGGGAATACGCTGTGCCGGAGGTCATTCACACCGACAAGTTGTGGAGCTATGGGGCAGCGCTGCGAGAACTTCCCGTGCTCCACAGTGTGGAGCACGTTCAGGTCGTCGCCGCTGCTCGCTGCAACAATCTCGTGGAACAGTCACATCGACAAACAAGACAGCAAGAACGGGGCCAGCTCGGCTTTAAAAGACGGCGACGAACACAGGAATTCCTTGCGCTCCACGCCCGAGTTTCGAACCTTCACCGCCAGACCCGAACGACCATCCCCGCTGCCCTCAGACGAAGCAACCAAACCGAAGCACTGCTCCTCTGGAGAGAAGCGATACAGCAGGCGGCTTGA